In Thermodesulfovibrionales bacterium, the DNA window GGCAGGAAGGTTAGGCTCTTTCAACTCGCTGCCTGCCTTCTTTGCCTGTCTAGACCATGACTTCGATACTCGAAAGTTTCATTAAGGCATTTTCACTCATCCTGCATCTGAATAGAGAACTCTTGGGGATTATCGTTCTCTCCCTCAAGGTTTCCGGCTCCGCCCTTATTGTCGCAACATTACTCGGCCTCCCTTGCGGAGCGCTCCTCGCTCTCAGGAGTTTCCCTCTGAAGAGACTCATCATTACGGCGCTCAATACCTTCATGGGTCTTCCCCCCGTGGTGGTCGGATTGTTTGTCTATCTCCTCTTGTCGAGGAGCGGCCCCCTCGGCTTCATGGCCTTGCTCTACACCGCGACAGCGATGGTGATCGCCCAGACCATCCTCGCATTTCCGATCATATCTTCTCTCAGCCATTCTGCCATTGTGGGCGTTGACCATATCATCAGGCAGGCATCGATGACTCTCGGAGCCACCCCTTTTCAGGTTTCACTGACGATCATCAGGGAGGCGCGGTATGGAATCATGTCAGGAGTGATCGCCGCCTTCGGAAGGGTGATGGCCGAAGTCGGTGCAATACTCATTGTGGGGGGCAATATCGCGGGCTATACAAGGGTCATGACGACTACGATAGCCCTCGAAACGGACAAAGGGAACTTTGAGCTCGCCCTCGCACTCGGCATAATACTCCTGACGATCTCTCTCATCATAAATTTCGTGCTCCACGTTGTTCAGAGGAGAGGCATGGCTGGTATCGAGAGATGAACCTCACATTCGGCGCTTATCATGTTACGAAGAGCTATCAGGGAAATCCCGTCCTGAAGGATTGTTCCTACTCCTTCGAGAGGGGCGGGGTTTACGCGCTCATGGGACCGAACGGGTCCGGGAAATCGACATTCCTCAGGCTCTGTGCCCTCCTTGAGGACCCTGACCACGGTAAGATCACCTATTTTGACGGCGGTCGCGTCCTGAAGAAGGATATCGAATTGAGACGCATGATAACCCTCGTGCTGCCGAAAGTCGGCGTCTTTAACACGACCGCGTTTAAGAATGTTTCGTACGGGTTGCGGCTCAGGGGCATGAAGCGGGGCGAGACTGAAGAGAAGGTGGAGAAGGCCCTCGATTTTGTGGCACTGCTCGATAAGGGAGACCAGAACGCCCTCACCCTTTCTTCCGGAGAGACCCAGCGTCTCGGAATAGCGAGGGCAATTGTAATCGAACCGGCGGTCCTCTTCCTTGACGAGCCGACCGCTTCCGTCGACCGGAAGAATACGGAGATC includes these proteins:
- a CDS encoding ABC transporter permease → MGIIVLSLKVSGSALIVATLLGLPCGALLALRSFPLKRLIITALNTFMGLPPVVVGLFVYLLLSRSGPLGFMALLYTATAMVIAQTILAFPIISSLSHSAIVGVDHIIRQASMTLGATPFQVSLTIIREARYGIMSGVIAAFGRVMAEVGAILIVGGNIAGYTRVMTTTIALETDKGNFELALALGIILLTISLIINFVLHVVQRRGMAGIER
- a CDS encoding phosphate ABC transporter ATP-binding protein, with the translated sequence MNLTFGAYHVTKSYQGNPVLKDCSYSFERGGVYALMGPNGSGKSTFLRLCALLEDPDHGKITYFDGGRVLKKDIELRRMITLVLPKVGVFNTTAFKNVSYGLRLRGMKRGETEEKVEKALDFVALLDKGDQNALTLSSGETQRLGIARAIVIEPAVLFLDEPTASVDRKNTEIIEEIILKMKKEGGSAVVITTHDGEQAERLADYMLIMRDGEISAG